TACTTCAGTTTAGTGGTTTTGAGCATGGCTAAGTAAATACTTTTCTAAAGCAAGCAaagcccactgtcctctctcccctccctccaccctttgTCCCTCTCATCACCCTCTTCCCCGCAGGTAACTTTAGTTTTATTGGCAGTGCCcacttttggtttgcttttggttttgtcattcatcaattttatatctttatactGCATGCATGGGTGAGATCATCCCATACTTGTCTTCCTCTGGAGAAagataaaaaattctattttgctTCCTATAATCTCTTTGAAATCTTTCATTTAGTGGTAAATGGCAAACTTTCACCTTTCTGTAGCTGGATACTATTcgttttgtgtatatatgtagcaCGGCTTCTTTATCCAATGAACTATCAATAAATGTTGCGGTGGCTGTAACTTTTGTGttaatgtcttcattttctttggatAGACCCACGTGTATACCATCAGGTGTGTCCAGGGTCTCACAGTGGACAGTCAAGGCTCTGTATACCACCCAGTCTCTGCTGGAACTACTCAACTTTGCTACTGCAAGCACAATCACAATCAAACAAATGGATGGTGccatattctaataaaaatattattttaaaaaacaggctGGGTTTAGCTGTAGTTTTTCCACCTCAATGCCCTGTGTCTGCTGCACCAAAGGTGTAGCCATGCTTCTTCTGGACTCAGAGAGCAGTTTGGAAGACATGTAAGCagctgtattaaaaaaaattaccctttatggtggccggagcgatagcacagagggtagggcgtttgccttgcacttggccgacccgggttcgatccccggcatcccatatggtcccccaagcactgccaggagtaattcctgagtgcaaagccaggagtaatcactgagcattgctgggtgtgacccaaaaagcaaaaaaaaatttttttaatttacccttTATGAGTGGCTGAATCTTGAGATTAcaagtggaatataaaaatagtaacagtCTCACTTTACATGCAAAATTTTGGAACAACAATCATTATGAAAAAAAACTGATGAATTCCTACAAAATAGGAATGATAGCTCCTATTCCACATGAGAACTGGTAAGTTCATATGAAGTGCTGAGCATCTTACCTGACAGGTGACATGCTCAGGTATCAGGATATATTAGGTATCAGCAGACATTGACAGTTTACTGTATTCCCAGAAAAGGAGAGGCACTGAACATGGACAGGCACTGAACAAGATTGAGATCACCACCCATCAGTGTCCAGGCAGACTTTGGAAGCCATTTAGAATATGCTGCGTTTGGCTTCTCACAGTGGCACCTTACACCTGCACTTTCTGGGGGCTGACATGGTGTGATAATTCTGGTAACCTAAGAGCTGTCAGTCAGTACTAAACagaagattgttttttttttcttcttttaaaacagAACATTGTTTAGTGGTGGAAATGTCTGTATTGGAGCTGTCCAATATTGCAGCCATGAGGTGCTGAGAAGTGACTGTTATAGCtggggaaatgattttttttatggatttgttttcttttaaatagtcACATACAGGAAGTATtgtcaaaactgaaaaacaaagacTAAAACTGAACTTAGCTGCAGATTCAATTCCCCAGAGCTCCACAGCTAATATGTGGACTGGAAGCATCTATGCGGAGGGATCGCTGATGCCTTTAAAAACAGAAGCAGTACCGAGTCAAGCAAACAAGTCTCCTGGGATACTTCTCCACGTGGTAAGTGTGGGCAGTTGTAGACAGTCCAGCAGACACATGTGACAGAAGATGAAGGAAACAGACATTCCCACTTTGACTCTCCTGGGCTCATGGCAGTGCAGGTGTGAGCACCCGAAGCTCACTGTTTCTCAGTGGGGTGGGCTGTGTTTCGGTGGAGTTTCAGGGCGCAGAACCTCCTAAAGATGCTGCCACAGATGATACACGCGTAGCGTCTCTTAACGGAGTGGATTTTGCGGTGGTTGGTGAGTGTGGAGCCGTCGGTGAAGGCTTTCCCACACTCAGGGCACACGTAGGGCATCTCTCCGGCATGCATGCGCTGGTGCCGCTGGACGCTGGACTTGCACAGGAAGGCCTTCCCGCAGTCCTCGCAGTGGTACGAATACTCCTTCCGGTGGCTCTTTTGGTGCTTGATGAGCGTGGACTTCCTGGTGAAGGTTCTCCCACACTCAGTACACTCAGCACGGGCCACGGGCTGGTGCAGCTTCTTGTGCTTGCGCAGCTGGAAGGCGCTCCGGCAGCGCTTGCCGCACTTCTTGCAGCGATGGCAGTTCTCCTCCTGGTGGATCCGGAGGTGCTCGAACAGGTGCGAGTTGCAGCGGAAGGCCTTCCCGCACTCGCTGCACACGTAGGGCTTCTCCCCCGTGTGGATCCTCTTGTGCTCCTTCAGGGACGAGCTGCGGCTGAAGCACTTGTCGCACTCGTCGCACTGATAGGGCTTCTCGCCTGTGTGCACGCGCCGGTGGCGTGTCAGCTTGGTGCTCTGCTTGAAGGTCTTTCCGCACTCAGGGCAGCggaagggcttctcgcccgtgtgcgtgCGGTGATGGCTGTGGAGTGTGGAGCTGCTgttgaaggccttcccacactccttgCACTTGTAGGGCCGCTCCCCCGTGTGGATCCTGTAGTGTGTGGAGAAGTAGTAGCTGTGGCGGAACGACTTGCCACACTGGTCACACGTGTGTGGCTTCTCCCCGGTGTGGATGCGCTCATGCTCCACCAGGTGCAGCGTTTGCTTGAAGCTCTTCCCACACTCCTTGCACGTGAACTGGGCCTTGCCCTTGCTGGCCTTGGGGCACTGGCGCTTTGTCATCTTGGGTTTGTGTGTTTTCTCCGAAGTGCCAGGCTTTGCGGCTGTCTCCCCTACAGGATCCTGTGGTGCCTGAGTTGTGTCTGGGTGACCCGATTCAGATGCCTGAATTTTCTTTTCGAGGAGAATCTTCTTGCCTGACTCTGTGGCTGGCAGACTTGaacctcctccctcaggcccaggcctctgaattttcttttcaagAAGATTCTTTTTGCCTGAGTCTGTGGTAGGTCCACTCGCACCTcctcgccctgccctgccctcctgagtttttttttccggGAGAATCTTTTTCCCTAGATTTTTGGCTAGATGACTCGTACCTCCAGGctcctgaattttcttttcagagaGAATCTTTTTCCCTACATTTGTGGTTGGATGACTCACACCTCCTTGCCTGGCCCCAGGctcctgaattttcttttcaagGATAATCTTTTTGCCTAAGTTTGTGATTAGATGACTCTGGACTCCTGGCCTGGCCCTGATCACCTGAGTTTCCTTTTCCAGGACACTGTTCGTGCCTGAGCCTGTGGCTGGCCCACTCACGCCTCCTTGTCTGGCCCCCAGCTCCTGACTTTTCTTGTTGGGGCCCCTCTTCTTGGCTGAGCCTCCGGCCTTCCTTGGGCAGGATTTCTGGCGTCCCTGCGACCGCCTGGCCTCACTGTCTGGAGCCTTTTTCGTCCTACCACATCTCTGGGTTGTTTGCTTCCCCTTCTTCAGAGATGAGTTTCTGGAAGTGCCTGACTTGGGAATTGCCACCCCTGAACACCTCTTCTTgtctgaaagaaatttagaatgtaaacatcttttaaaaatcttccttAAAACTGTTTTTTGCTGATGTGTTTTAGAAGGTACCCCCCAAATGTAAAAAAATCCTAAGTACACATCATGATTAGAACTCCCAAAATGGTTCCAGCGAGGGGCAAGCAATTATTTGAGGGAAGGGGAGGTGATAGTCTTATTATGGCAATCAATtccaacacatacatacataaatcatCACATCATCAACCTCCAATTCACACAAACATGTATGCCAACTACCTCAATACTGgcggatgtgtgtgtatgtgtgtgtgtgtgtgtgtgtgtgtgtgtgtgtgtaaaactaaatcaaatgaaatacaaataaagaaagtaaaagaatcaaggaggaggcagagacatagtatagtgggtaggacatttgcctgcatgtggccaacctgggtttgatccctagcaccccataaggtccccaagaacctccaggattaatccctgagtacagagacagaagtaagccctgaatatcataggtatggcccaaaattaaaCAACTAAAAAGAATCGatgaaaaataattgaagaaacaTAATGTGTCAGAGTAATGGCTTAAAGATACATTAAAGATGTGTGCCAGAAATAAAGCAAGAGTTGATAGCTATCAAGGAGGAAGTGATGCAGAATGTTCAATACTAAAAAACAGCAATGTATTAGCTATCACTCCTCATAGTCCCAGCACTTCATGCTGGTGGGGCTGCATTAATCAAGAAGAAATTCATGTTAAGTTCCCTTTTCACGTAAACAATGTGATGCTATCTGTATATGAGTAGAACAAacaatttttctgaaaacaaatgcTGTAACAATCATGAACAAGAAACAGCATCTCAGAATCGACTGGCCCTGCACCACTGCACCTTCTCGTTATCTGTTCCCGAGGGAAACCACAGTTTAGCTTCAAACAGTGCTGCAGGGCTTGGCTTGCTGCTGCCCAGTGCATACACATGAGCTTAGGGTACTTCTGCAACTGGCTTCTTCACCGCACTGTACAATTATGGCATTTCTGTGTGCCATAAAGGATTCGGCTATTTTGCGCGTTGTTCAGCTATCCCAGAATGCACAGAAGGGCTCCATTTTTCACAGGCATCGGAGTAACTCCCACTTCGCAGTCACCATGATGCAAGCTGCCATAAGCACCCTCGCACTCCTCTCTGGGAGACCACAATGCGGCCAGGCATGGAGTGAGCCTTAatctgtgctctctccctggccctggaaaCAGACTTTAGAGTGAAACAATTATCAAGAAACTAAGCCATCTAGTTGTGTGTCAGTAATGCCTCTGGGCTTTTTTCCCCTCTCATCCATGTTATAATGTACTGTTGAACAAAATGACACTCTTGAGAACCCCCTGTACCATCTTGAAAAATTCTCTCTGGTTCTCTGGTTTGCTAAGGATTTCCCACGGTGCTACTGGGAAATGCACGGTGGTCATAGGAGGCCAACAGAAGCAGGAACTGGAGGTGATCCTAAACCAGGCTGCACCGAGCACTGTGTAAGTTTCTTTTAACCATAAAGACACAGATGCATGCAGACAAGGTGGTCATGGGATGCATGAAAGTAGCAAGCACAGCCAGTCAGAAGGTGAAGGGGGCATGGGAGGATTTGGAGGGAGTGGCAGAGCAAGACTACAGGAAATACCCATCACTGAGTGTGCAGTGCCTCCATGGGTGGGTTGGGAAGGGTCTTCCATGGAGACGCAGGGGCCCCTACTCACCACTGCCAACTCCTGAGTGTTCTTGTTGGGCGGCTCTGGGACCCTGGCCCTCCTGGTTGTAGGGCTCGTCTCCTTTCTCCAGCCTGGTGATCAGCTTTGGTTTGTAGAACAGATACCCTACCCCAGGAAGAAGTGTTAGTTCTCTCCAGCTGGAGACATCCTGCGGTGCCAGACGTAGACTGGCAAATCACCACAGTGTGATACAAAGGCCCCAAAGCTGCTTCTCAGCCTTCTCTCTGTCCAGCGCCTCCCTCCCACCATTGTGAAGGAGCAGAGCCCACCCCTGCGGAGGGGAATCAGCTAATCAGCCCATTTCTGGGTGATCTGCCTATTGCAACTGGTTTAGTTGGGATCATGCCATTGAAGCCATATCCAACCAGAGGGAAGGTTATACTTTTAGGGGGAACAGGGCCATGTGGACACCTTCAACAGCATCTTTACAGAATTGGAAATTCTTACACTTCTTAGGGCTAGCTGCTACCTCGAGACCAGCAGAAGTAGCTTCCAAAGTAAGTCACCATCATTAACACCAGCGTGCTCGTGAGCAGCCCTAGGGTAGGACTCCATATTATCTCTCAAagctttggagactttgaggagCCAGGTCAGGAAGCTGTGTGGATGCCTGCCTGCTGTAGGGAGTCTGTCCTCACCCAGGGAGCCCAGGTTCCTGTAGTtctccagcatcacatccttGTACAGGGCCTTCTGTTCTGGCTCCAGCAGCTGCCACTCCTTGGGGGTGAAATCCACTGCCAcatccttgaacaccactggttcCTGTAAAGCCAACCCGCTTCCTGTTCATCCAGGAGGTGGCACAGAGCACCAAGAAAGGAACCTGCCTTCCATCAGTGCCATAGGAGATCCCCAAGGACTTATACAAAGATCCAGACCCCCCTACCCCCGGCTTGTTCTGAGGCAGCAGTTGTGTTTGGCTCACAGGACAGCAGTCAAACCTGGCTCCTTCGCTGGCTGGGTGGCAAGGCCATAGCAAGCATTAGAGAAGCAGAGCATGGTCAGCAGAGCAGGCTTTTTcacggaaaagcctggagagaggaaGGCAGTGTCTGGGCTGAGTCTCAAAGGATGAAGAGGAGATGGCCAAGCTGAGCCAGAGTCATCCTTGTGCAAGTGAAAGCCGAAGAACATGGGACAGcttaaaggagagaaaagataACAAAGGAGAGAACGTCAGCCACTGGGTAGACAGCTGGGGCCTAGGGACAAGCCCACCCAGGCTTGATTCTAATCAGGGAGGAGCAAGAAGTCGTCCCCTTCTTCCAGTTCCACATCCATAAAATGGGCATAAATgtctgggtgggagggagtgtGTGCAAAGTATAAGGGTAATCCCAGAGCAGGGTCTCTCACGGTGAGGGTGCTTGAGAAACTCAGTTACTCTTTTCACTTTTGTCTCAGTTCTGAAGGTGGTGCTTCTTCCCAAAAGTGAGTATGTCCTTTCCAGGACAAAGTGCCAGCACACAGGAGGCTCAATAAGACTAGTATTCTAGCTAATGGCTAGTTCTGGGCATGAATGGTGGGGAGGGTTTCCTTTATCCCTCAGAGCTAGTTCTTCATGTTTTTCTCTACTGAACATAAGGAAGCAGAGGCAGAGgtggtgggacttggggattCAGGAGTGGAAGTGTGTACTCGAAGTTCTGAATGAACGAACACAAAAGTCCAGCCTTTGTGTTGCAAAGTGACTATGTCAGTCACTTACATAAAGAGGCACATGTGCAAGTCACATACCCTTCATAGGCAGTCATGGACACTGAGGCTCAGGGGCATTCAGGAACTGGTCCTGGACCAAACTTCGATCACTGCTATAAGCAGCAGGAATTGAGCCCACCAATCAGCCTGAGTTTCCCCAGGGAAATGCAACCTCCTACTTCTGACTGTGACTTCATGGGGTTGTGGGGTGCTGTCCCCAGCAGGGGAGATGCTGACTGCATCTCTGGTCCCTATTCCCTAGATGCCCGGACAATCTCACTCCAGATACCAGCACAGGCTGGTGGCTTAAAGTGTGTGCCAGGACTGAGAACCTCAGCATCATCCCAGTGTTTGTTCTACAATTCAATCAATCCTTCTGTGGTATGGACCCAAGCCAGATCAATCAGAGACCAGTTTCCCAGATTTCCATGTCATGTGACCCAAGTCAGCCAATCACAGGCCTGCTCCCTCCTTTCCTGGCATTTGACCTCATGCCATGAGCTATCCCTGGTGAATTATTGACTCAGTGGTGAACAAAGACTCCACATGGGTCAATCATAATTTCCCCTGCTCTTAGGTTATTTTCATGACAAGTTTTTTTCCTTAGTGATGTGGGGCAGTGAGTGGAGACATACAATAAGTCAGTGGAGAACATGGGTAAGAATCTTGACTGGTAACATTCTGGATGGCATTAGGTAAACACTCATGTAAAAACAGCCCTAGAGGACCCCCAAATTAGGCGGGATGTGACTCTAGTCTTTAAAAATGTCagtgctggaatgatagtacagcaggtagggcagggcatttgctttgcatgcggccaacctgggttcgatcctctgcatcccatacggtccccccgagcactgccaggagaaattcctgagcgcagagcaggagtaacccctgagcatctccaggtgcgaccaaaaaaagcaaaacaaagtcagtgccaggctagagcgatagtactgtggggagggcgcttaccttgcatgcagccaactcgggttcaattcccggcaccccgtatggtctccaGAGACCATCAGAAGAGATTCTTGAATATaagcccaggagtaaaccctgagcattggtgggtgggctcaaaaacaaaaacataaaagtcaGTGCCCTCAATAAAAGGTTGAAGAGCTTTTTGAGATTAAAGAGATGAAAACTAAGTGCATGGGAGCACGGGCTGAAGGAGGGGTGCCAAATGAATAGTGGCACCTACACAGCAGCAGAGTGGAAAGCGGGTGGCAGGAAAGGGAGGTGTGGGAGCTCGAGTTTCAGAGGCAGAGGTGAGCACAACCTTTCCAAGGAGACCAGACTGGCTGGAGAGGTGAGGAATGTAACAGGGGAGTTGGAGAGAATGCACTGTTGTTCACAGACTGTATTTATTGATCAGCTCCTTAAGACATTAAAATTAGATACTATTAATATTCTGTTTCATAATTTACATGTCAATTTTATCATATATCATTCCATATCATATATATGAGAACATGCAAACAGACGTGTCAACAGTTGTTGAACCTGGGTGATCTTTGCACTACTCCTGTGAGTTTTAAGctattttccaataaaaagaGCCTCCCTGAGATTTTTGCTAGCATTAGAAGAAGATGTTTTTGTCATCAGGCATCCTGAGCAGAAGCTGGTGGGTGAGGAGGCTCCAAGGTGCAAAGTGGGGTCCCCAGGTCCTTCTGCCAACACCCTCTCCCTAGTTGGACAGTAGGACCTCCTTCCTGCATGGTGATCATGAAGCCTAAGTCTCAGAACAGTCTCATTGGCCATGGCTGAGTTGCATGCCCTGCCCTGAACCAATCACTGTGGTCCTGGGCAGTGCATGTTCTAATTAATCAGGGACATAGCTGGTGACTAGCTGGTTGAAGAGGTAGAAGCAGCTCCAGCTAAAGTGCTGGGAAAATAAAGGGGCAggtagagagaaaaggagggtgtCAGCAGAAAGGGGATGTAGTTCCAGGAACAAAGCACTGAAGCTTTGAGGGCTTTGAGGGCCTGTACTAcatcagcctctctctctcctgtgaggTGGATATATATGGTGTCTATCATTCATTCCCTGTTGCAAAGGGTGTCAGGTGCAAGGGGAAATCACACAGTAAATGGCAGGCAAGGCTCCTTCCTGGCAGACTGGTCTAGTAGAGGAGAAAGCACGAACAGATGGAATGCTGTCAGCTATTGGGTGATTGttctgaagaaaatgaagaaggggaggggctgggggtaaTGTGGAGGGAGTAACAAGGGGACTTCCTGGAAGAGGAATTGGGATAAGAGGAGGCAGAATAAAGGGCAGCAGCCCAGGACAATCATCACTCTCAGGATGTGGAAGATATGGGTGATGATATTAGGTAGGGGACTGGGGGAGGCAAGGGGCTCCTAATCACCTGAGGGTCTGTGGTG
This Sorex araneus isolate mSorAra2 chromosome 8, mSorAra2.pri, whole genome shotgun sequence DNA region includes the following protein-coding sequences:
- the LOC101549225 gene encoding zinc finger protein 141-like isoform X1 gives rise to the protein MLAMALPPSQRRSQEPVVFKDVAVDFTPKEWQLLEPEQKALYKDVMLENYRNLGSLGYLFYKPKLITRLEKGDEPYNQEGQGPRAAQQEHSGVGSDKKRCSGVAIPKSGTSRNSSLKKGKQTTQRCGRTKKAPDSEARRSQGRQKSCPRKAGGSAKKRGPNKKSQELGARQGGVSGPATGSGTNSVLEKETQVIRARPGVQSHLITNLGKKIILEKKIQEPGARQGGVSHPTTNVGKKILSEKKIQEPGGTSHLAKNLGKKILPEKKTQEGRAGRGGASGPTTDSGKKNLLEKKIQRPGPEGGGSSLPATESGKKILLEKKIQASESGHPDTTQAPQDPVGETAAKPGTSEKTHKPKMTKRQCPKASKGKAQFTCKECGKSFKQTLHLVEHERIHTGEKPHTCDQCGKSFRHSYYFSTHYRIHTGERPYKCKECGKAFNSSSTLHSHHRTHTGEKPFRCPECGKTFKQSTKLTRHRRVHTGEKPYQCDECDKCFSRSSSLKEHKRIHTGEKPYVCSECGKAFRCNSHLFEHLRIHQEENCHRCKKCGKRCRSAFQLRKHKKLHQPVARAECTECGRTFTRKSTLIKHQKSHRKEYSYHCEDCGKAFLCKSSVQRHQRMHAGEMPYVCPECGKAFTDGSTLTNHRKIHSVKRRYACIICGSIFRRFCALKLHRNTAHPTEKQ
- the LOC101549225 gene encoding zinc finger protein 37-like isoform X2; amino-acid sequence: MLENYRNLGSLGYLFYKPKLITRLEKGDEPYNQEGQGPRAAQQEHSGVGSDKKRCSGVAIPKSGTSRNSSLKKGKQTTQRCGRTKKAPDSEARRSQGRQKSCPRKAGGSAKKRGPNKKSQELGARQGGVSGPATGSGTNSVLEKETQVIRARPGVQSHLITNLGKKIILEKKIQEPGARQGGVSHPTTNVGKKILSEKKIQEPGGTSHLAKNLGKKILPEKKTQEGRAGRGGASGPTTDSGKKNLLEKKIQRPGPEGGGSSLPATESGKKILLEKKIQASESGHPDTTQAPQDPVGETAAKPGTSEKTHKPKMTKRQCPKASKGKAQFTCKECGKSFKQTLHLVEHERIHTGEKPHTCDQCGKSFRHSYYFSTHYRIHTGERPYKCKECGKAFNSSSTLHSHHRTHTGEKPFRCPECGKTFKQSTKLTRHRRVHTGEKPYQCDECDKCFSRSSSLKEHKRIHTGEKPYVCSECGKAFRCNSHLFEHLRIHQEENCHRCKKCGKRCRSAFQLRKHKKLHQPVARAECTECGRTFTRKSTLIKHQKSHRKEYSYHCEDCGKAFLCKSSVQRHQRMHAGEMPYVCPECGKAFTDGSTLTNHRKIHSVKRRYACIICGSIFRRFCALKLHRNTAHPTEKQ